From Homalodisca vitripennis isolate AUS2020 chromosome 1, UT_GWSS_2.1, whole genome shotgun sequence, the proteins below share one genomic window:
- the LOC124353061 gene encoding uncharacterized protein LOC124353061 isoform X1, with the protein MVNLCLRIFKQYSGHHTKCEMASAIVTFFAVLMVSAYGDGVDSAHMQCDLDHQCPDGFFCYEESHYCTRCLDCGSYKRKASWRSCPKTPTDCGTCITGFEEEILHEGRTRDMCIPSIIPNTLSHTNASTYNTERYIWGGVVTVLLVPIMFYVFCRKTIRRDGGVNHHGIPHEEPPPYRSIELTTLTSNNSEERLSEENHVLMVRTAEGLSGAGSAVPSARLRRRAYAV; encoded by the exons gTCATCATACTAAGTGTGAGATGGCATCAGCTATAGTTACATTTTTTGCAGTTCTTATG GTCTCTGCTTATGGAGACGGAGTCGATTCTGCACAT ATGCAGTGTGACCTGGATCACCAGTGCCCTGATGGGTTTTTCTGTTATGAAGAGTCCCACTACTGCACCCGCTGTCTAGATTGTGGCTCGTACAAACGCAAGGCTTCCTGGCGTTCATGCCCTAAGACACCAACGGATTGTGGCACTTGTATCACAGG atttgAGGAGGAAATCCTGCACGAGGGGCGAACCAGGGATATGTGCATACCCTCAATTATACCCAACACTTTGAGTCACACTAATG CAAGCACCTACAATACAGAGAGATACATCTGGGGTGGCGTTGTTACGGTTCTCCTGGTGCCAATCATGTTCTACGTCTTTTGCAGAAAAACTATACGAAGAG ATGGCGGGGTGAATCACCATGGTATCCCTCATGAGGAACCACCCCCTTACCGAAGCATTGAGTTGACCACCTTGACTAGCAATAATTCAG AGGAGCGCCTGTCTGAGGAGAACCACGTGTTGATGGTTCGGACAGCAGAAGGACTGTCTGGTGCAGGCAGTGCCGTTCCGTCAGCCAGACTACGCAGAAGA GCTTATGCTGTTTGA
- the LOC124353061 gene encoding uncharacterized protein LOC124353061 isoform X2, with protein MASAIVTFFAVLMVSAYGDGVDSAHMQCDLDHQCPDGFFCYEESHYCTRCLDCGSYKRKASWRSCPKTPTDCGTCITGFEEEILHEGRTRDMCIPSIIPNTLSHTNASTYNTERYIWGGVVTVLLVPIMFYVFCRKTIRRDGGVNHHGIPHEEPPPYRSIELTTLTSNNSEERLSEENHVLMVRTAEGLSGAGSAVPSARLRRRAYAV; from the exons ATGGCATCAGCTATAGTTACATTTTTTGCAGTTCTTATG GTCTCTGCTTATGGAGACGGAGTCGATTCTGCACAT ATGCAGTGTGACCTGGATCACCAGTGCCCTGATGGGTTTTTCTGTTATGAAGAGTCCCACTACTGCACCCGCTGTCTAGATTGTGGCTCGTACAAACGCAAGGCTTCCTGGCGTTCATGCCCTAAGACACCAACGGATTGTGGCACTTGTATCACAGG atttgAGGAGGAAATCCTGCACGAGGGGCGAACCAGGGATATGTGCATACCCTCAATTATACCCAACACTTTGAGTCACACTAATG CAAGCACCTACAATACAGAGAGATACATCTGGGGTGGCGTTGTTACGGTTCTCCTGGTGCCAATCATGTTCTACGTCTTTTGCAGAAAAACTATACGAAGAG ATGGCGGGGTGAATCACCATGGTATCCCTCATGAGGAACCACCCCCTTACCGAAGCATTGAGTTGACCACCTTGACTAGCAATAATTCAG AGGAGCGCCTGTCTGAGGAGAACCACGTGTTGATGGTTCGGACAGCAGAAGGACTGTCTGGTGCAGGCAGTGCCGTTCCGTCAGCCAGACTACGCAGAAGA GCTTATGCTGTTTGA